In a genomic window of Oncorhynchus kisutch isolate 150728-3 linkage group LG9, Okis_V2, whole genome shotgun sequence:
- the LOC109884708 gene encoding neuromedin-K receptor-like, producing MSEPSNISNIPVGGWNLTNQFVQPVWLLALWTVAYSLVLFVSVSGNVIVVWIILAHKQMRTVTNYFLLNLALADTSMAAFNSFVNFIYAAHGDWYFGLVYCKFHNFLPVTAVFASIYSMVAIAVDRYMAIIHPLKPRLSATVTRSVIGCIWGMAVVLAFPLCYYSTTRKIGQRTLCYVYWPRTAQDSFMYHIIVAVLVYVLPLVVMAGTYSLVGRTLWGGEIPGDSKDNYHLQIQAKRKVVKMMMIVVVTFAVCWLPYHLYFMITGLNRQLNRVKSIQQVYLSVLWLAMSSTMYNPVIYCCLNSRFRAGFKRAMRCCPFVRLSEYDQMELHSARFHANRQSSIYTLSRFESCSADPHNDRSDRRRSQGGRHGSIAHNGVNRHGTRHTLLTHASYHGNPRGSTSATELT from the exons atGAGCGAGCCTAGTAACATCTCCAACATCCCAGTCGGGGGCTGGAACCTCACTAACCAGTTTGTCCAGCCGGTTTGGCTGCTCGCTCTCTGGACGGTAGCCTACAGTCTCGTACTGTTTGTCTCGGTGAGCGGGAACGTCATCGTTGTCTGGATCATCCTCGCTCACAAACAGATGCGGACAGTGACAAACTACTTCCTGTTGAACCTGGCTCTCGCGGACACTTCCATGGCGGCCTTCAACTCGTTTGTGAACTTCATTTACGCTGCGCACGGGGACTGGTACTTCGGGCTCGTCTACTGCAAGTTCCACAACTTCCTTCCTGTGACAGCGGTGTTCGCCAGCATCTACTCCATGGTGGCCATCGCCGTGGACCG GTACATGGCCATCATCCACCCACTCAAGCCGCGCCTCTCGGCAACGGTAACCAGGTCTGTGATAGGCTGTATCTGGGGTATGGCCGTGGTACTAGCGTTCCCGCTGTGTTACTACTCAACCACCAGAAAGATTGGACAGAGAACACTGTGTTACGTCTACTGGCCCCGCACTGCACAGGACTCATTCAT gtatcATATTATAGTAGCAGTGTTGGTGTATGTGCTGCCTCTAGTGGTGATGGCTGGTACCTACAGTCTGGTGGGTAGGACACTTTGGGGCGGAGAGATACCTGGTGACTCTAAAGATAACTACCATCTACAGATACAAGCCAAGAGGAAG GtggtgaagatgatgatgattgtGGTGGTAACATTTGCAGTCTGCTGGctcccctaccacctctacttCATGATAACAGGACTCAACAGACAACTGAACAGAGTCAAGTCTATACAAcag GTGTATCTATCAGTGTTGTGGCTGGCTATGAGCTCCACCATGTACAACCCTGTCATCTACTGCTGTCTCAATAGCAG GTTCCGTGCAGGGTTTAAGCGTGCAATGCGCTGCTGTCCGTTTGTCCGTCTGTCTGAATACGACCAGATGGAACTACATAGCGCCCGTTTCCATGCCAACAGACAGAGCAGCATCTACACCCTGAGCCGCTTCGAGTCCTGCTCCGCCGACCCACACAACGACCGCAGCGACAG GAGGAGGAGTCAGGGTGGTCGTCATGGTAGCATCGCACACAATGGGGTGAATCGTCACGGAACCCGACATACACTCCTGACACACGCCAGTTACCACGGCAACCCCCGAGGGTCCACCTCCGCCACGGAGCTCACCTGA